ATTGATGAAGAAAAATTAAAGCTGTTATGGCTGGCCACGCTGTACAACGATTATGCAAAGATCCTCCGGGAAGACTGGAAATCATTAGAAGAGCTTTCCGGAAAATTAAAATGATTTTATTCTTACATCCTCTTCTTTACGGAATTATAGGCTGTAAAACATCAACATATGTAAACATTCCCGCTAATTTTTATACCGAATTTTGTTTTCTAATTCTAAAAAAGTTATCATGAAACCCGGAATACTGACCCCGATTTTTCTATCGCTGAGTCTGCACAACAGCTTTTCTCAGGAAATATCCAATCCCGAAACCCTTTATGACCCAACGATACACGGGTATTCCCACGTTGCCGTAGTTCCTGCAAACAGTGTGCAGGTTTTTGTTGCCGGACAGGGCGGCCATACTAAAGAGGGTGTTATTAGCCATGATTTCCGCAAGCAGGTACAGCAATCCTTTAAAAACCTGGAACTGGCATTGCAATCGAAAGGATTAAGCCTTAAAAACATTGTAAAACTGACCACGCTTGTCGTTGACTATGACGAGAAGAAACACCAAATCCTTATTGAAGAATCGGCAAAGATATGGACCGATAAAAAATTCCCGGTAAACACGCTGATTCCCGTTCCCAGACTGGCACTCACGGAAATGCAGATTGAAATTGATGCTACAGCAGTCAAATAAATAACATTATTTATAAAAGTACAGGCTATTTAAAAGAAGAAATCCTTTTATTTGAAAAAATTCACATAAAGTGAAAATCACTATAAATATTCGCATATTTCTTACATTTTACACCCCGTAAAATGTGTTTATTTGACTTAAAATACTATTTTTTTAACTTTTTTTTAAATTTATAATACATTATTAGAAAGTAAATAAATAAAATATATTCCTTTTTGGTAA
This region of Flavobacterium inviolabile genomic DNA includes:
- a CDS encoding RidA family protein, whose product is MKPGILTPIFLSLSLHNSFSQEISNPETLYDPTIHGYSHVAVVPANSVQVFVAGQGGHTKEGVISHDFRKQVQQSFKNLELALQSKGLSLKNIVKLTTLVVDYDEKKHQILIEESAKIWTDKKFPVNTLIPVPRLALTEMQIEIDATAVK